GCAATAATTACAGACGAAATGCATGAGTGGGAAATGGACGTTGGCCTCCATCGAACGCACCGCTTACCCCCGGCTCAAGCGCTTGGAAGATAATCATAAGCTATTGAGTCGGCTAAGCTCGGAGGACTTCCGGGCTTTAACACCGTTAATCTATAGTTTCTGTAATATAACCAAGGGGTATATTGAGTAAAAATGTTTCCCCCATCCTTTCTCAATTAAATCGATATCTCTCAAAGAAAGGTTGACTTATGATCAATCCACAGCAAAACTGGATTCCATTTACAGATGAGGAATATGATAAGGTTTGGAATCGATTTTATGATGAGTTCCAATTTAAACCGAGTGTACTCAAGAATGATTGGCCTAGTTTTATACCGCCGAGTCCCTACATCACTTATGATATCTCTAAAATGTGGGAAGCTCTCAATAAAACAATGGATGTACTTCGAAGTGTATGGCCAAAGCAAAGGATTCTAACTGAAAACCATGCACAATTTGTAATTAAGGCGCTTCTCGTAGAACAAGAGATGCAACACACCACCTTAGTCTTACCTAAAGCCCTCAGAGAAGAAAGTGAATTAAGAGATCGACTCATTCGTCGGTTATCGAAAGAAAA
This portion of the Desmospora profundinema genome encodes:
- a CDS encoding DUF2716 domain-containing protein, yielding MINPQQNWIPFTDEEYDKVWNRFYDEFQFKPSVLKNDWPSFIPPSPYITYDISKMWEALNKTMDVLRSVWPKQRILTENHAQFVIKALLVEQEMQHTTLVLPKALREESELRDRLIRRLSKEKDKCQDTYYELNEDLTKKSLIALQTCTIPEEYLYSLDWEHNCYHFNPFLQISWVNRFFPEGDYYLFLEKNFKWGYLGHPWEQSVCIFGVELIEQFQKSLPNAFGEIIRQG